The proteins below are encoded in one region of Apium graveolens cultivar Ventura chromosome 4, ASM990537v1, whole genome shotgun sequence:
- the LOC141718897 gene encoding protein root UVB sensitive 4 — MQIKSSPLSNSHLQWTSSKTYHFFSSYKQFKPLCFSLKASSFDFQDPKLSIPARLPVTIRRSGSVFQYSWDGNELKLVSLDKRSKLSTSFDDFEDGFQRFFEFCSLPVRNFFLPREISGNYVEYVKWKFLHRVFSSALQVLATQAMFRAIGIGYAHSLPSAAALNWVLKDGLGRLSRCIYTACLASAFDTNLKRVRFSTSVVFSLSVGLELLTPAFPQYFLLLASIANIAKQISLACYLATSSAVHRSFAIADNLGEVSAKAQIQSVSFDNLGLLLAASLNMLFKNRPRLQAGLPFAIYPVFTAVDLFGIYQGLKHVHLQTLTKDRLEIILDTWIEVGYIPSPAEVSNAEGIDFLSSRGGELWRIRIGCLNTKSQIPMLSMMTIQSLQNEDLYFICMEISHQMLSRKDHLGILLCLREGAQTADVILGLLQACYIRKRLLRSATKWESILEACHKSDLVLSDWFGLVEDSKQSALADFNLLSEKILEVGWASKNILLSTKEQARYSFVNDRDR; from the exons ATGCAAATTAAATCCTCGCCACTTTCAAATTCACACTTAcaatggacttcatcaaaaaccTATCATTTTTTCTCATCATATAAGCAATTTAAGCCCCTTTGTTTTTCATTAAAAGCTTCTTCTTTTGATTTCCAAGACCCAAAACTTTCAATTCCGGCACGACTTCCGGTCACTATACGCCGCTCCGGCAGTGTTTTTCAGTATTCTTGGGATGGTAATGAGTTAAAGTTGGTATCTTTAGATAAAAGATCCAAACTTTCTACTTCTTTTGATGATTTTGAAGATGGGTTTCAAAGATTCTTTGAATTTTGTAGCTTGCCTGTTAGAAACTTTTTCTTGCCCAGAGAAATTAGTGGGAATTATGTGGAATATGTGAAATGGAAGTTTTTGCATAGAGTTTTTAGCTCTGCTCTTCAAGTTCTTGCTACTCAG GCAATGTTTAGGGCTATTGGAATTGGGTATGCGCATTCGCTTCCTTCTGCTGCGGCCCTGAATTGGGTTTTGAAAGATGGCCTTGGGCGCCTTAGTAGGTGTATTTACACTGCTTGTTTAGCTTCAGCATTTGATACTAATCTTAAG CGAGTTAGGTTCTCTACCTCGGTTGTGTTCAGTTTGAGCGTTGGCCTTGAGTTGTTGACTCCTGCATTTCCTCAGTACTTCCTTCTTCTTGCATCTATCGCCAACATTGCAAAGCAAATAAGCCTTGCATGCTACCTAGcgactagt TCTGCTGTTCATCGAAGCTTTGCAATAGCAGATAATCTTGGCGAAGTTTCTGCAAAGGCACAG ATTCAATCCGTGTCATTCGACAATCTTGGTCTTTTGCTAGCTGCATCCTTGAATATGTTGTTTAAAAATAGGCCCAG ATTGCAAGCAGGTTTACCATTTGCTATATACCCAGTATTCACAGCAGTTGACCTTTTTGGAATTTATCAAGGGCTGAAGCATGTCCACCTACAAACCTTGACTAAG GATAGACTTGAGATTATATTAGATACATGGATTGAGGTTGGTTATATCCCATCACCCGCAGAAGTAAGCAATGCTGAAGGAATTGATTTCCTGTCTAGTAGAG GCGGGGAACTGTGGCGCATTAGAATCGGCTGCTTAAATACCAAGAGTCAGATACCAATGCTGTCCATGATGACCATACAATCTTTACAGAATGAAGATTTATACTTTATATGTATGGAGATATCCCATCAAATGTTGTCAAGGAAAGATCAT CTCGGTATACTGCTTTGTCTACGAGAAGGGGCACAGACAGCAGATGTTATCCTGGGTTTATTGCAG GCATGTTATATCCGCAAGAGACTCCTACGTAGTGCAACCAAATGGGAGTCTATATTAGAAGCTTGCCACAAATCAGATTTAGTACTCAGTGACTGGTTTGGGCTAGTAGAAGACAGCAAACAATCAGCACTTGCAGATTTCAACTTGTTGAGTGAAAAAATATTGGAAGTAGGGTGGGCTAGCAAGAACATTTTATTGAGCACAAAGGAGCAGGCTCGCTACAGTTTTGTAAATGACAGGGATAGGTGA